One Mycolicibacterium crocinum DNA window includes the following coding sequences:
- a CDS encoding EcsC family protein: MVASDHPGMSDYERKAWDTLLDDIANRSTGQGRFGRLAGTATSQAKDVALKAKNGLVDKVPVAEKAFDAVDGSIQKAMAGLHTAFVERGLNSVRAGSIFETFAAEGADVSSYDSIRELDLRVCDRSVPRRKEKYVLLAAGQGAATSLAVTGATVSSTVSGGTTLGVGAGAIVVDVTAVMVGMGRIVALVAAHYGYDVREPDEQVFAAGVLSYSSAGSAAEKAASLAALSRLTQDMMRQATWKQLQQHQLVNVIQTIVTSLGFNLTKKKLAQAVPVAGAVINGGLNARLAQNTFNRAQAAYRLRFVTEKYGLDASQWAPEVVNSESTQAPLIDAIVESELATNSVDGGSPSGQRHPSDVGGGGTEARQ, encoded by the coding sequence ATGGTTGCTAGCGATCACCCTGGCATGTCGGACTATGAGCGTAAGGCATGGGACACGCTGCTCGACGACATTGCGAACAGGTCCACGGGGCAAGGAAGGTTCGGCCGGCTGGCAGGAACCGCGACGAGCCAAGCCAAGGACGTTGCCCTCAAGGCAAAGAACGGACTTGTCGACAAAGTGCCGGTGGCGGAGAAGGCATTTGATGCCGTCGACGGTTCCATTCAGAAGGCCATGGCTGGCCTGCACACGGCGTTCGTCGAGCGAGGCCTCAACTCGGTGCGTGCGGGCTCGATATTCGAGACATTCGCGGCTGAGGGGGCAGACGTATCGTCCTACGACAGCATCCGCGAGCTGGATCTACGTGTGTGTGACCGTTCGGTACCGAGGCGCAAAGAGAAGTACGTCTTGCTCGCAGCCGGACAGGGTGCGGCCACCTCGTTGGCCGTCACCGGAGCAACGGTCTCGTCAACGGTTTCGGGTGGCACCACCCTGGGTGTCGGAGCAGGCGCGATTGTCGTCGACGTGACCGCAGTCATGGTCGGTATGGGCAGAATCGTGGCGTTGGTGGCGGCGCACTACGGCTATGACGTTCGCGAGCCGGATGAGCAAGTGTTTGCCGCCGGTGTGCTGAGCTACTCGTCAGCCGGCAGCGCCGCGGAAAAGGCTGCGTCGTTGGCTGCGCTGTCTCGTCTGACCCAAGACATGATGCGTCAAGCGACGTGGAAACAGTTGCAGCAGCACCAATTAGTGAACGTGATCCAGACGATCGTCACGTCGCTTGGCTTCAATTTGACGAAGAAGAAGCTTGCCCAGGCAGTGCCCGTCGCCGGCGCAGTGATCAACGGCGGTCTCAACGCGCGTCTTGCGCAGAACACGTTCAACCGCGCGCAAGCGGCGTACCGGCTTAGGTTCGTAACCGAGAAATATGGACTCGACGCGTCGCAATGGGCTCCGGAGGTTGTGAACAGCGAGTCGACCCAGGCGCCGCTGATCGACGCGATAGTAGAGTCGGAGCTGGCGACCAACAGCGTTGACGGAGGTTCGCCTTCGGGTCAGCGTCACCCTTCTGATGTAGGTGGCGGAGGTACCGAGGCGCGCCAGTGA
- a CDS encoding DUF6361 family protein, which yields MTSLIAWLDASTEDQRRMREIVNLFSERESRDELGIGQVRDALSDMLWPGTSTLFTRARYFLFIPWCFRAAAEARSDIDKATGLADQHERRLIRALVDAGEKDGVIGANIGAALKNLPSTLYWGGMRTHGIVNEATITRDDAIAAEVERAHARRPSAPEVQYVDETAAWHAGAFHSTLPAVPKAFPAKAPDGFAMPQSEAAWLRDRMLANSPDTMLEYALNNRPDKASSVPWHDAVLMAADGERASIMRDARSFSILMNSAALVYNLLLAEAYEGANFNRVPNPVDDYRGRLEEWAATPTLADDLAGWDRETFWARVHLQNPNISHRTRRFIDRWIELLGAADLHHIGDDHDAREFIRRRETEHKRGQARLTNKRLLQAWLGASGSRALVYRWPQLLPVLHDIHDGLDRADA from the coding sequence ATGACGTCCCTCATCGCGTGGCTCGACGCATCCACCGAAGATCAGCGGCGGATGCGCGAAATCGTCAATCTGTTCAGCGAGCGCGAGAGCCGTGACGAGTTGGGCATCGGCCAAGTCCGCGACGCGCTCAGCGACATGTTGTGGCCGGGAACCTCGACGCTGTTCACTCGGGCGCGGTATTTCCTCTTCATCCCCTGGTGCTTCCGCGCCGCGGCCGAGGCGCGTAGCGATATCGACAAGGCAACTGGGCTTGCCGACCAGCACGAGAGGCGCCTGATCCGTGCGCTTGTCGATGCAGGTGAGAAAGACGGTGTCATTGGCGCGAATATCGGTGCGGCGCTAAAGAACTTGCCGTCGACTCTGTACTGGGGCGGGATGCGTACCCACGGCATCGTCAACGAAGCGACAATCACACGTGACGACGCGATCGCCGCGGAGGTTGAACGTGCCCACGCGCGCCGACCCTCGGCTCCGGAAGTTCAGTACGTCGACGAGACGGCGGCCTGGCATGCCGGTGCATTCCATTCCACGCTGCCTGCGGTGCCGAAAGCCTTCCCAGCCAAAGCTCCAGACGGATTCGCCATGCCCCAGAGCGAAGCGGCATGGCTGCGCGACCGAATGCTGGCGAACTCCCCGGACACGATGCTTGAGTACGCCCTCAACAACCGGCCAGACAAAGCGAGTTCGGTTCCGTGGCACGACGCGGTGCTCATGGCCGCCGATGGCGAACGCGCAAGCATCATGCGTGACGCGCGCAGCTTCTCCATCCTGATGAACAGCGCCGCGCTCGTCTACAACCTGCTGTTGGCAGAAGCCTATGAAGGCGCAAACTTTAACCGCGTGCCGAATCCGGTGGACGACTACCGCGGACGGCTCGAGGAATGGGCGGCTACCCCTACCCTGGCTGATGACCTGGCCGGCTGGGATCGCGAGACATTCTGGGCCCGGGTGCATTTGCAGAATCCGAACATCAGTCATCGCACTCGGCGGTTCATCGACCGATGGATTGAGCTGCTAGGCGCCGCCGATCTTCACCACATCGGAGACGACCACGACGCCCGAGAATTCATCCGGCGGCGCGAAACCGAACACAAACGCGGGCAGGCGAGGCTGACCAACAAGCGCCTCCTGCAAGCGTGGCTGGGCGCATCGGGAAGCCGGGCCCTCGTCTACCGGTGGCCCCAGCTTCTGCCGGTCCTTCACGACATCCACGATGGGTTGGACCGCGCCGATGCTTGA
- a CDS encoding phospholipase D family protein → MLEPDGRAALTEQLRPPSGFQLSHAVATTFTLDLTTALSVPLAFAAHRVRDSQDPIAILDAVRRAADKIDVFAQAGQVFEPRVTSDLFALLEPMVHPVRPPRDGLLFHPKVWVLEYADGNARSYRMLCASRNLTNDRSWDLVVRLDGSAAAEPTIQSAPLAAFLRALPGMSVAPMPPSRSARIDALADAVSRVEWERPAEVRHLRFHPFGIPEIPTPPLHEVFDGIRHGVISPFLSDEGLRRVVSPRSTALTVLSRREQLDRLSTSTLRGLNALILDDAANDDEADEAAESPAPTAPLGAGTLIGLHAKAYVLDRRSGSHLFIGSANATEAGFGGNVELLVEFEGPQTKFGVDALLGDTSGLRALTVPYEPIGGLPPSAEEEADYRLEQAVRAFAARRYHCTVTQQQDGFVDPDRSDQRYGILVSSNEPTPSTPDLTARVNLITRPANTGEVPGATVRFDGLALTDLTPFLVIRITDARGITASTVVAATLEGDIPGRQDAVIARQLADRAAFMKLLALLLALDGGDGDFSFEAAGVGAAAWGEDGSGLFEALVKAVAAEHGGLKDVKRIVEHVRAAEAKRPVGSPSVLPEGFDKLWDVVWAAYARDGGHDG, encoded by the coding sequence ATGCTTGAGCCCGACGGTCGCGCCGCGCTTACCGAACAGTTGCGTCCCCCCAGCGGTTTCCAGCTTTCCCACGCGGTTGCCACCACGTTCACCCTCGATCTGACCACCGCGTTGTCCGTGCCGTTGGCCTTCGCGGCGCACCGTGTGCGCGACAGCCAGGATCCCATCGCGATCCTCGACGCGGTACGCCGCGCCGCCGACAAGATCGACGTCTTCGCCCAAGCGGGACAGGTATTCGAGCCACGCGTCACGTCCGACCTTTTCGCCTTGCTCGAACCCATGGTCCATCCCGTGCGTCCGCCGCGTGACGGTCTGCTCTTCCATCCGAAGGTCTGGGTGCTCGAGTACGCGGATGGAAATGCCCGGAGCTACCGAATGCTCTGCGCCAGCCGAAATCTCACCAACGACCGCAGCTGGGATCTGGTGGTGCGCCTCGACGGCAGCGCGGCCGCGGAACCTACTATCCAAAGCGCGCCGCTGGCTGCATTTTTGCGAGCCCTGCCGGGCATGTCGGTGGCGCCGATGCCCCCGAGCCGCTCGGCTCGCATCGACGCGCTCGCCGACGCCGTCAGCCGTGTCGAATGGGAGCGTCCCGCCGAGGTGCGACACCTCCGATTTCATCCGTTCGGCATCCCCGAAATCCCAACGCCGCCATTGCACGAGGTGTTCGACGGCATCCGGCACGGCGTCATCTCGCCCTTTCTGAGCGACGAGGGCCTTCGGCGCGTGGTTTCACCGCGGTCAACCGCACTCACGGTGCTCTCACGCCGCGAGCAGTTGGACCGGTTGAGCACCAGCACGCTGCGCGGACTGAACGCGCTGATCCTCGACGATGCCGCAAACGACGACGAAGCCGACGAGGCTGCCGAATCACCGGCTCCAACCGCACCACTGGGTGCGGGAACGCTCATCGGCTTGCATGCGAAAGCCTATGTGCTGGACCGGCGCAGCGGTTCGCACCTGTTCATCGGATCGGCCAACGCCACCGAGGCGGGCTTCGGAGGCAACGTCGAACTCCTCGTCGAGTTCGAAGGCCCCCAAACCAAATTCGGAGTAGACGCCCTACTGGGAGATACGTCCGGACTTCGCGCGTTGACCGTGCCCTACGAACCCATCGGGGGCCTCCCTCCTTCCGCCGAGGAGGAGGCCGATTATCGGCTCGAGCAGGCGGTACGCGCGTTCGCTGCACGCCGTTACCACTGCACCGTGACACAACAGCAGGATGGGTTCGTTGACCCAGATAGGTCCGACCAGCGATACGGGATTCTTGTCTCGTCGAACGAGCCGACACCGAGCACTCCTGACCTCACGGCGCGGGTCAACCTGATCACCCGGCCCGCCAACACCGGCGAAGTGCCCGGCGCAACTGTGCGTTTCGATGGCCTCGCGCTGACGGATCTCACTCCCTTCCTCGTCATCCGGATCACGGACGCCCGTGGTATCACCGCTTCGACGGTTGTCGCCGCTACGCTCGAGGGTGATATTCCGGGCCGCCAGGACGCCGTAATCGCACGACAGCTCGCCGACCGAGCTGCGTTCATGAAACTGTTGGCGCTTCTGCTCGCGCTCGACGGCGGTGATGGCGATTTCAGCTTCGAGGCCGCGGGCGTGGGAGCGGCCGCGTGGGGAGAGGACGGCAGCGGCCTGTTCGAGGCGCTCGTCAAGGCCGTCGCCGCCGAACACGGCGGCCTCAAAGACGTGAAACGCATCGTCGAGCATGTACGCGCCGCCGAGGCAAAGCGTCCAGTCGGCAGTCCGTCGGTGCTCCCCGAGGGCTTTGACAAATTGTGGGATGTGGTGTGGGCGGCATACGCGCGGGACGGCGGCCACGATGGATGA
- a CDS encoding helicase-related protein, which translates to MDDRQLELLLQGLKGFQRDAVEHVVDRLYRAPGSSGRFLVADETGLGKSIIARGVIASAVAELQNVEHIDRIDVVYICSSTDLAKQNLRRLNVTGDPHVGVTSRLTLLALESRRLSAESRSPGKKVNLVSFTPGTSFEMGWQTGSQEERQLLHIILNGMTAQADQEQERASALFFQGYVRKLSVFEAGITRMRAILGEGPDEVIVRAFHEAIEVKGLDVRFESVRDRLRGRAVVPDDLKSEVKDITAELRHALAAASVESLEPDLVILDEFQRFRHLIDPHSGSDASELAHHLFNYPDAKVLLLSATPYKPYTTVEGDNEDDHYRDFMTTLEFLADRDQAALDRIRNGFQRYRQAVISGSRAEKEASDLRNALVPFMTRSERPRLEEGRDLAVRHIISDVPAPEDLRSYAALQAFARIIDAPVSLDYWKSIPYFASFMEGYRPGERARTEVEKATATDELQLALRKLRSLDPDLLRNYGAIDFANARLRAFAADTLDAGWWRLLWIPPSMGYLTPGGVYAGYSDGSVTKRLIFSAWSGVPTSIASLLSYEAERRMVAGSGLTENTAEARRAVSSRLDYVIRDDRPVGMSVLALFWPHPALAELGDPLMLMDDGAPLNVGVVEARVDADIRERAGQSENDGSRPTWEAFFGWPGSWPAGTQRRKDVAAYWLAGGAVTAEGRDVEAGAALRRHAKCALELPVAPHWDRELARLALHSPGNIAYRTLARICDNLDQNMRITLWHNAARLANAIRTLFNRMDVMFLLDQLYGGRAQPYWKSVLQYCADGNLQAVLDEYCFQLKLEFAGSTIDAAALSQITDRAVEALTLRASHYTGRATSPAFEKIPITVRFALRYGGAVRDAESVRAPEVRNAFNSPFWPFVLASTSVGQEGIDFHWWSHSVVHWNLPFNPVDFEQREGRVNRFGGHAVRKNVASAHGRHALAVTKFGNNPWRSAFDAAVDHPELGEFSPWWIYPGEAQVERVLVHFPLSRDEVQYARLRDSLTLYRLMLGQPRQEDMLELLHQRGVTEGGVTQLDLRPPSRPNGGRGERDTGW; encoded by the coding sequence ATGGATGATCGTCAACTCGAGCTTCTTCTCCAGGGGCTCAAGGGTTTCCAGCGTGACGCTGTCGAACACGTGGTTGACCGCCTCTACCGGGCCCCAGGCTCGAGCGGACGGTTTCTGGTCGCCGACGAGACGGGCTTGGGCAAGAGCATCATCGCTCGCGGCGTCATCGCGTCGGCGGTGGCCGAACTCCAGAATGTTGAGCACATTGATCGCATCGATGTGGTCTACATCTGCTCCAGCACCGATCTCGCCAAGCAGAATCTGCGCCGGCTCAACGTAACCGGTGACCCGCACGTCGGTGTCACCAGCCGACTCACCCTGCTCGCCCTGGAAAGCCGCAGGTTATCGGCCGAATCGCGGAGCCCGGGAAAGAAGGTCAATCTCGTCTCGTTCACGCCCGGTACCTCCTTCGAAATGGGTTGGCAGACCGGGTCGCAAGAGGAGCGGCAGTTGCTCCACATCATCCTCAACGGGATGACCGCCCAAGCCGATCAGGAGCAAGAACGAGCCTCTGCACTGTTCTTCCAGGGCTACGTACGCAAGCTGTCGGTCTTTGAAGCCGGTATCACCCGGATGAGGGCCATCCTCGGCGAAGGGCCTGACGAAGTGATCGTGCGTGCCTTCCACGAGGCTATCGAGGTTAAAGGCCTGGATGTTCGGTTCGAGTCGGTCCGCGATCGTCTCCGAGGCCGCGCTGTGGTGCCCGACGACCTCAAGTCCGAAGTCAAGGACATCACCGCCGAACTGCGCCATGCGCTTGCCGCTGCCAGCGTCGAGTCGTTGGAACCGGACCTCGTGATACTCGACGAGTTCCAGCGGTTCCGTCATCTCATCGACCCTCATAGTGGCAGTGACGCAAGCGAGCTGGCACACCACCTGTTCAACTATCCCGATGCCAAGGTGCTGTTGCTGTCGGCTACGCCATACAAGCCGTACACCACGGTCGAGGGCGACAACGAGGACGACCACTACCGAGATTTCATGACGACGCTCGAGTTCTTGGCCGACCGCGACCAGGCAGCGCTCGATCGCATCCGGAACGGGTTCCAGCGGTACCGACAGGCCGTCATTTCGGGGTCGCGCGCTGAGAAAGAAGCTTCGGATCTACGCAACGCACTGGTCCCGTTCATGACTCGCTCTGAGCGGCCCCGTCTCGAGGAGGGTCGCGATCTTGCGGTGCGCCACATCATCAGCGACGTACCGGCTCCCGAAGACCTGCGCAGTTACGCGGCTTTGCAGGCGTTCGCCCGCATCATCGACGCTCCGGTGAGCCTGGACTACTGGAAGTCCATCCCCTACTTCGCGAGTTTCATGGAGGGATACCGGCCCGGTGAGCGTGCCCGCACAGAAGTCGAAAAGGCCACGGCGACTGATGAATTGCAGCTTGCTCTTCGCAAGCTACGCTCGCTTGACCCCGACCTCCTCCGAAACTACGGCGCGATCGACTTCGCGAATGCGCGGCTGCGCGCCTTCGCGGCCGACACGCTCGATGCGGGCTGGTGGAGGCTCCTGTGGATTCCGCCGTCCATGGGCTATCTCACTCCAGGCGGGGTGTATGCCGGGTATTCGGATGGTTCGGTGACGAAGCGGCTCATATTCTCTGCGTGGTCAGGCGTCCCCACGTCGATCGCGAGTCTCCTTAGCTATGAGGCGGAACGGCGGATGGTCGCGGGGTCCGGGCTCACCGAGAACACCGCCGAGGCTCGCAGAGCGGTGTCCTCCCGTCTCGACTACGTCATCCGCGACGACCGTCCGGTCGGCATGTCCGTCCTCGCATTGTTCTGGCCGCACCCTGCGCTGGCAGAGCTGGGTGACCCCCTCATGCTCATGGATGATGGTGCGCCCCTGAATGTTGGTGTCGTCGAGGCCCGGGTTGACGCGGACATTCGCGAACGCGCTGGGCAGTCGGAGAACGACGGCTCCCGCCCGACGTGGGAAGCATTCTTCGGATGGCCGGGCAGCTGGCCGGCGGGCACTCAGCGGCGCAAAGATGTCGCCGCCTACTGGCTGGCTGGGGGCGCCGTCACAGCTGAGGGCCGAGACGTCGAGGCCGGCGCTGCTCTGCGGCGGCACGCCAAGTGCGCCCTGGAGCTACCCGTGGCGCCGCACTGGGATCGCGAGCTGGCCCGGCTGGCGTTGCACAGTCCAGGCAACATCGCCTATCGGACCCTGGCTCGGATCTGCGACAACCTGGACCAGAACATGCGAATCACCCTGTGGCACAATGCTGCACGGCTCGCAAACGCGATCCGCACGCTGTTCAACCGCATGGACGTCATGTTCCTGCTGGACCAGCTCTACGGCGGCAGAGCCCAGCCGTATTGGAAGTCTGTGCTGCAGTACTGCGCCGACGGCAACCTCCAAGCGGTACTCGACGAGTACTGCTTTCAACTCAAGCTCGAGTTCGCCGGCTCAACCATCGACGCGGCTGCTTTGTCTCAGATCACGGACCGTGCGGTTGAGGCGCTCACCCTGCGGGCATCGCACTACACCGGTCGAGCTACCAGCCCGGCGTTCGAGAAGATTCCGATCACCGTGCGGTTCGCGCTACGGTATGGCGGCGCAGTCCGAGACGCCGAAAGCGTGCGAGCACCCGAGGTCCGCAACGCCTTCAACAGTCCGTTCTGGCCATTCGTCCTCGCGTCCACCAGTGTCGGGCAGGAAGGCATTGACTTCCACTGGTGGAGCCATTCCGTCGTGCATTGGAATCTGCCGTTCAATCCTGTTGACTTCGAGCAACGCGAGGGCCGAGTCAATCGATTCGGCGGCCACGCCGTGCGCAAGAATGTGGCTTCGGCACACGGCCGTCACGCTCTTGCCGTTACGAAGTTCGGTAACAACCCGTGGCGCAGCGCCTTCGATGCTGCGGTCGACCATCCCGAACTCGGCGAATTCTCGCCCTGGTGGATCTATCCCGGCGAGGCGCAGGTCGAGCGCGTGCTGGTGCACTTCCCGCTCAGCCGTGACGAAGTGCAATACGCCCGCCTCCGCGACTCGCTCACGTTGTACCGGTTGATGCTCGGGCAGCCGCGCCAAGAAGACATGTTGGAACTCCTGCACCAACGAGGTGTCACGGAGGGCGGGGTGACGCAGCTGGACTTGCGGCCACCTTCGCGGCCGAATGGGGGAAGGGGAGAACGTGACACTGGATGGTGA
- a CDS encoding ATP-binding protein, with protein sequence MTLDGEKLGSSVESEVWELLDADDAVADETVYLVAAALQGDEELADQLGGDLPSPTRPDTQSPAASAPLRAFLRSITVSGFRGIGPRATLELNPYRGITVISGRNGCGKSSFAEALEYALTGESYRFANRAKHWRDSWRNLHSGNPTAIEVDFAMEPDDDRSGSKVAIGADWAAGADLSECRRWSQIHGQKREPVSALGWDQALLTHRPLMSYDELGGLLEDGPSNLYDALNRLLGLDQIADADSRLKGAEKQLGIPRKTANDSRTQLIRTLEESEDPRAAEVKKLIARKPYDLDAVTATTLGTATDQAVAIARLRAIADLDVIDPAKATEVAAELRSAIDAHADGADAVTKAMTARATLLREALHLHAELGGGPCPVCEMGTLDGEWKSSAEQRLKEADAKSAEYQKMTQRLARARAAADGFFAGVATVPAVDGVDLESLSAFNDAVTEARSVPGNLADLPSHVESSAAALAEAVSVLRAEAATLAADLEDAWAPIARVIAAWVDLEAAARIGDNKLAEVQVALKWLRANAETLRGRRLAPVVDQAREIWGRMRHESNVDLGGISLEGSANRRKAVVEGSVDGVPAGALSVMSQGELHALALALFIPRATTPDSPFRFLVLDDPIQAMDPAKIDGFLDVLVELSKTRQVIVFSHDDRLPAAIRARSIPAQLLDVTREEGSVVVVKQNDSPAQRYIADATAVILDDSLDDMVKRKAAPGLFRMAVEAAAHQRFFTDSARAGAVYHESDALWEEAKTTQQRVALAVTGSATGDLSGWKRYRTHRFPTMAICASGAHNGAALDRTALQDLRETVRDIAENR encoded by the coding sequence GTGACACTGGATGGTGAAAAGCTGGGCAGCTCGGTCGAATCAGAGGTTTGGGAGCTGCTCGACGCAGACGACGCAGTAGCGGACGAGACCGTTTACCTGGTCGCCGCAGCGTTGCAAGGCGACGAGGAACTGGCAGATCAGCTGGGCGGTGATTTACCGTCCCCGACGCGTCCCGACACACAGTCGCCCGCCGCATCGGCCCCGTTGCGGGCGTTCCTTCGCTCGATCACGGTGTCGGGATTCCGCGGCATCGGCCCCCGCGCCACGCTGGAACTCAATCCCTACCGGGGGATCACCGTGATCAGCGGGCGCAACGGCTGCGGCAAGTCGAGCTTCGCCGAGGCGCTCGAATATGCGCTGACCGGCGAGAGTTACCGGTTCGCGAACCGCGCGAAACACTGGCGCGACTCGTGGCGAAACCTGCACTCAGGCAATCCGACTGCGATCGAAGTCGACTTCGCGATGGAACCCGATGACGACCGCAGCGGTTCGAAAGTGGCTATCGGCGCAGACTGGGCGGCGGGCGCGGACCTAAGTGAGTGTCGGCGTTGGTCGCAGATCCATGGCCAAAAGCGTGAGCCGGTGAGCGCTCTCGGTTGGGATCAGGCGTTGTTGACACATCGGCCGCTCATGTCCTACGACGAACTCGGTGGCCTACTCGAGGACGGGCCGTCGAACCTCTATGACGCATTGAACCGACTCCTCGGCCTCGACCAGATCGCGGACGCGGACAGTCGGCTCAAGGGAGCCGAGAAGCAGCTCGGAATTCCACGGAAGACAGCCAACGACAGTCGAACTCAGCTTATACGAACACTGGAGGAATCCGAGGACCCTCGCGCCGCCGAGGTGAAGAAGCTGATCGCCCGCAAGCCCTATGACCTCGATGCCGTTACGGCGACGACCTTGGGGACGGCGACCGATCAGGCGGTAGCCATCGCTCGGCTGCGGGCGATCGCCGATCTCGACGTGATTGACCCGGCCAAGGCTACTGAGGTTGCGGCCGAGTTGCGTTCGGCGATCGACGCGCATGCCGATGGTGCTGATGCGGTGACGAAGGCGATGACTGCGCGCGCGACCCTGCTGCGGGAAGCGTTGCACCTGCACGCCGAACTCGGTGGCGGCCCGTGCCCAGTCTGTGAGATGGGGACTCTCGACGGCGAGTGGAAAAGCTCTGCCGAACAAAGGCTGAAGGAAGCAGACGCGAAATCCGCTGAGTACCAGAAAATGACGCAACGGCTGGCCCGTGCGCGGGCGGCGGCCGACGGCTTCTTCGCAGGCGTGGCGACGGTGCCCGCGGTCGACGGCGTCGATCTCGAGTCGCTGTCCGCATTCAATGATGCGGTTACTGAAGCCCGGTCCGTGCCCGGGAACTTAGCCGATCTGCCTTCCCATGTGGAGTCATCCGCCGCGGCGCTCGCCGAGGCCGTCAGCGTACTGCGTGCCGAAGCCGCGACGCTGGCAGCAGACCTCGAAGATGCCTGGGCACCCATCGCTCGTGTGATCGCCGCCTGGGTGGATCTCGAGGCGGCCGCTCGAATCGGCGACAATAAGCTCGCTGAGGTACAAGTGGCACTGAAGTGGTTGCGCGCCAACGCTGAAACGCTACGCGGTCGACGCCTCGCTCCTGTTGTCGACCAGGCGCGCGAGATCTGGGGTCGCATGCGCCACGAGAGCAACGTGGACCTCGGCGGCATCTCGCTCGAAGGTTCCGCTAATCGCCGCAAAGCAGTGGTAGAAGGCAGCGTCGACGGAGTGCCAGCCGGCGCACTGTCGGTCATGAGTCAAGGCGAGCTGCACGCGCTGGCGCTGGCGCTGTTCATCCCGCGCGCCACGACCCCGGATAGTCCGTTCCGATTCCTGGTGCTCGACGATCCGATCCAAGCGATGGACCCCGCCAAGATTGACGGGTTCCTCGATGTGCTCGTCGAACTGAGCAAGACACGACAAGTCATCGTGTTCTCGCACGATGACCGACTGCCCGCAGCCATCCGCGCCCGCTCCATCCCCGCGCAGCTGCTCGACGTCACCCGCGAAGAGGGATCGGTTGTCGTGGTGAAGCAGAATGACTCTCCCGCACAGAGATACATCGCCGACGCCACCGCCGTGATCCTCGACGATAGCCTCGACGACATGGTCAAACGGAAGGCTGCGCCGGGCTTGTTCCGAATGGCGGTCGAAGCAGCAGCGCATCAACGGTTCTTCACGGATAGCGCACGGGCGGGTGCGGTGTACCACGAATCCGACGCACTGTGGGAAGAGGCGAAGACCACTCAGCAGCGGGTGGCGCTGGCCGTCACGGGCAGCGCGACGGGAGACCTTTCGGGCTGGAAGCGCTATCGAACGCACAGGTTCCCCACGATGGCGATCTGCGCATCCGGAGCTCACAACGGTGCCGCACTTGACCGCACGGCGCTGCAGGACTTGCGGGAGACGGTTCGGGACATCGCGGAGAACCGGTGA